The following proteins come from a genomic window of Rutidosis leptorrhynchoides isolate AG116_Rl617_1_P2 chromosome 10, CSIRO_AGI_Rlap_v1, whole genome shotgun sequence:
- the LOC139870039 gene encoding protein NO VEIN-like: protein MGLKLSKSSDHDDALSTSTSLLRSPAVQDSHFVLELVRKADENVYPCDVEPTLAFIVQETGVIVLNNDQGFTVESIKALCDDVCSSRHIAKKGIGFKSVFRVTEAPEIHSNVFHIKFNISNGLPKLIPPRDISLFCKTVALDNDPTDEKCWNTCIILPKKNEELAVDFTILMFPKLHPWVMLFLHRLECIKYRIEKLNLLVVMRKEVVGDGVVNIFRGEQKETWFVKNLKLRVDHIDDHDVQTTTEISIAFLLEGLSDVTYTPNLVFASLLPLSCYYLKFIIQADFIVSSSREDVEEDNPWNQWLLNKLPNLFVSAEYSFCSLPCFKENPAKGVSVFLSFVPLEDAVEGFFSCLTHMIISKLRVSNCLLLEGDDNEWVRPCKVVRNWTEETRSLLPDSLIREHLDVGYLNKDTVLTDSLAQALSIQECGPEFLVRIMVSLCRAGSLKLMGLSWLSSWLNLLFMMLVNQPEYDIICSLSQLPFIPLLDGSYASISTGTIWMHTNEHGFKTFGKLNPKLRFVNPALFSDHVENITEMLYKLGVQRLSAHGTLIMHVLPALCDKKIIREGKELMIEYLSFTMVHLESGCSECRVEKEQIVTQLSNNAYVSTNYGYVRLADVAVHFSEEFGNPIDMSKLVGGTNMKWVEIDIGYLRHPVYRSASKALSKWRNFLMELGVTDFVKIVKSEKSDDWDSQELMHLLSHVSSNGDKEKGVCLLKVLNTVWDDYFSDKPYKGYVIRILRGVRWLASSMDDQLHYPKDLFHNCETVREVLGHRAPYTVPKVSNQKLLDDIGLKYTITLDDALSVLGAWRRSKKTLRASITQMSKFYTYLSNEMSISKKKISKNLRSQAFIFVPSEFSNTNELVCGLLLSPSEVCWDDSTGLMEQTKSNHPQFYQYNKTKRLFSIMLINIYPGLHDFFVNDFGVVENPPLLSYLQPLLQLSNGSLPSLTSKTVFQVFRKWSDGLDSGIMSCDDINYLKKSMQDKKMRILPTSQYKWVSLNQSVGLICWCDDEQLRKEFMKLKNVNILRFWELTTREKRMLRNKVSVLFCRLGIPSLPEVVTREAIWDNVKDNTSLCLFINWFLPYAQRYIYSFHRNDYYSEFKNLKIVLVEKLFYKNVIKKFGIESNKRIECSCLLQDNILYATPEYCSDLHSLFMELSRFLVSGVPNLPLANFLHMIATTESGSIEEQIKLFLKNKQKLITLPSEESKWSIVTSTTAFLSPRKSVPKKRSRRKTAPCVESTSTSEQVDSVILNTDEGLTDQSDSRICTDIVPFVMNDGLNANERELVASSSSKPGTKWVKKVKELRLGCDIVDESKENIDKDELAKQIIECIRREEFGLDSNTAFSFIEENDILEKQCSRLDETLHSLSQELYSRESNFLLEIVQNADENVYPCDVEPTLTFILQEKCIIILNNDQGFSVEKIKALCDVSNSKEMELSARHIGKKAIGFKSVFKVTDAPEIHSNGFHIKFDISQSQIGFFLPTLVPPRDLDVYSKLVNDPVDPECNNTCMIMLPLRLNNDQLENIFPMFSILDPSILLFLHRLDCIKIRNILNDSLVVIRKQVAKHGVVNVFLGNERITWFVKSRTLQLDSQTTEISVALMLEDLGNGDYISKLDQQPVFAFFPLRGYGLKFIIQADFSVSWSTREVDQHSQWNQWLLTEFPNFFVNAELSFCSLPCFKKNPAKGVSVFMSFVPLVGEVDGFFSQLPDMIISKLRVSSCLLLQGDDNEWVPPCKVVRNWSEQTRSLLPDSLIMEHLDVGYLNKDTVLTDPLARALGVEECGPKVLIQVMASLCRADSLKSMGLGWLSSWLNALFLMLVNETDEYNFISSLSQQPMIPLLDGSYVSTDEGTIWLHTDPVNGFEAFGKVYASLRIVNPALFDDQIENVTQMLYKFGVRRLSAHDVLKSHVLPAICDEKDKDLMIAYLSFIMFHLELSCCIECLFEKEHILLQLRNNAFISTNQGFKRLVDVPIHFGKEFGNPVDMSKLVNGSDMKWVEIDISYLKHPVNKDDMSIWRKFLIELGVTDFVQINKCTKSDDDWDSQELMHLLSHVSSNGARQNGVCLLKVLDTVWDDYFSEKPYKGYVIKILHGVRWLASSMDDQLHFPKDLFHNCENVREVLGHKAPYTAPKVNSVKFIEDIGLKKTITLYDALSILDVWRASKKPFRARISQMSKFYTYLCNAMSVSKQKIVKILCSKPFIFVPDSFEYTTNEVVSGLLLSPSDVFWHDSTGSMKSSTLSAVYPDLRYFFVNKVGVTENPPLLSYLRSLLQLSTENSPSMAAKTVFQVFKKWSDGLDSGALSSDDVDYLKKSMEEKETTIIPTVKDKWVSLHQSFGNVFWCDDEHLRNEFGNLNNIDFLSLGELTNEEKQMLQDKVSVLLRKLGIHFLTEIVTREVVHDGPKDNSYIISLVNWALPYAQRYIYNIHPNEYYQLKLSGFRTLHALNITVVDKLFYTYVIKRFGVKSNNPSECSCLLHDNTLYAARKFDDHSLFIELSRLLLAGIPEFHFANFLHVITTMAKSGFTEVKMEEFVTNSQKLPNLPSEESQWSLASTSSSEAGSRTAKKLRKNSSWPPVHWKTGPVLIPDHVGLFDSISDPNMLDSVIDMNVFSSDTPQNMITGRIGESEAFKYFSAEFGEKRVTWVNEVKETGYPYDILVEGKDNNEKEYIEVKSTSKANKDWFNISLNEWLFAVEKGESFSIARVVLSDKKPAKITTFKDPAKLCRSKQLYLAIHPSK from the exons ATGGGTCTTAAACTCAGCAAGTCATCAGACCATGATGATGCTTTATCAACTAGTACTAGTTTATTACGTTCACCCGCTGTTCAGGATTCACATTTTGTACTCGAACTT GTTCGAAAAGCTGATGAAAACGTGTACCCGTGTGACGTGGAGCCAACTCTGGCCTTCATTGTTCAAGAAACAGGAGTTATAGTCTTGAATAACGATCAAGGTTTCACTGTTGAAAGTATTAAAGCACTTTGTGATGATGTTTGCAGTTCTCGACACATCGCGAAAAAAGGCATTGGTTTTAAATCTGTATTTCGGGTTACTGAAGCTCCCGAAATACATTCAAACGTGTTCCATATCAAGTTTAACATAAGTAACGGTTTGCCAAAACTTATTCCACCTCGTGATATTAGTTTGTTCTGCAAGACGGTTGCTTTGGATAACGATCCAACGGACGAGAAATGTTGGAACACGTGCATTATACTTCCAAAGAAAAACGAAGAACTTGCAGTCGACTTTACAATTTTAATGTTTCCTAAACTTCATCCGTGGGTAATGCTATTTCTTCACCGACTTGAATGTATCAAGTACCGAATTGAAAAACTTAATTTACTCGTTGTTATGAGAAAAGAAGTTGTTGGAGACGGCGTTGTTAATATTTTTCGCGGAGAACAAAAAGAAACTTGGTTTGTCAAGAATTTAAAACTACGAGTGGATCATATCGATGATCATGACGTACAAACAACGACTGAAATATCAATCGCTTTTTTGTTAGAGGGTTTAAGTGATGTAACCTACACCCCAAATCTCGTTTTCGCTTCTCTGCTTCCGTTAAGCTGTTactatttaaaatttatcattcaaGCGGATTTTATTGTCTCGTCGTCTAGGGAAGACGTTGAAGAAGATAATCCATGGAATCAATGGTTGTTAAACAAGCTTCCGAATCTGTTTGTTAGTGCCGAATATTCGTTCTGCAGTCTTCCTTGTTTTAAGGAGAATCCAGCCAAGGGCGTTTccgtctttttaagttttgttcCTCTTGAAGACGCAGTTGAAGGGTTTTTTTCTTGCTTAACGCATATGATTATCTCCAAGCTGCGTGTGTCGAACTGTCTGCTTTTAGAAGGGGATGACAATGAGTGGGTCCGCCCGTGTAAAGTAGTAAGAAACTGGACCGAAGAGACGCGTTCTCTGTTGCCTGATAGTTTGATAAGGGAGCATCTTGATGTCGGATACTTGAATAAAGATACGGTTCTAACAGATTCGTTAGCACAAGCTTTAAGCATTCAAGAATGTGGACCCGAATTTCTTGTTCGGATCATGGTTTCTCTATGTCGGGCCGGTTCTCTTAAGTTGATGGGCCTCAGTTGGCTATCGTCTTGGCTAAATCTTTTGTTTATGATGTTGGTTAATCAACCCGAGTATGATATCATATGCTCTCTTAGCCAATTACCGTTTATTCCACTTTTAGATGGTAGTTATGCATCTATTAGTACAGGTACAATTTGGATGCATACAAATGAGCACGGTTTTAAAACGTTCGGGAAGTTGAATCCGAAACTCCGATTTGTTAATCCAGCCCTTTTTAGTGACCATGTTGAAAACATAACCGAAATGCTTTACAAACTTGGGGTCCAGAGATTATCTGCACATGGTACCTTAATAATGCACGTGTTACCTGCGTTATGTGATAAAAAGATTATAAGGGAAGGTAAGGAGTTGATGATCGAGTATCTTTCATTTACGATGGTTCACTTAGAATCGGGTTGCTCTGAGTGTCGTGTAGAAAAGGAGCAAATAGTTACACAATTGAGTAACAATGCGTATGTTTCCACAAATTATGGGTACGTACGACTTGCTGATGTGGCAGTTCATTTCAGTGAAGAATTCGGTAATCCAATTGATATGAGCAAGCTGGTTGGTGGGACCAATATGAAATGGGTTGAGATTGATATTGGTTATCTGAGACACCCGGTTTATAGATCTGCATCTAAAGCATTATCGAAATGGAGGAATTTTCTGATGGAATTAGGAGTCACTGATTTTGTGAAAATAGTTAAATCTGAAAAGAGTGATGATTGGGATTCACAAGAGTTAATGCATTTATTGTCGCATGTTTCCTCGAATGGTGATAAAGAAAAAGGTGTGTGCCTTTTAAAGGTGCTTAATACAGTATGGGATGATTACTTTAGTGACAAGCCTTATAAAGGTTATGTTATAAGAATCCTACGTGGCGTTCGATGGTTGGCGTCTAGCATGGATGATCAACTTCACTATCCTAAAGATTTGTTCCATAACTGTGAAACGGTGCGTGAAGTTCTTGGTCACAGGGCACCGTACACTGTCCCAAAG GTTTCCAATCAGAAGCTCTTAGATGATATTGGCTTGAAGTATACAATCACTCTTGATGATGCTTTATCAGTTCTCGGTGCTTGGAGAAGATCTAAGAAAACTTTACGGGCCAG CATAACTCAAATGTCCAAGTTCTACACTTATTTATCAAATGAAATGAGCATCTCGAAGAAGAAAATATCTAAGAATCTGCGTTCTCAAGCTTTCATATTTGTTCCTTCGGAGTTTAGTAACACAAATGAACTGGTATGTGGTTTGTTATTATCTCCCAGTGAAGTATGTTGGGATGATTCAACCGGATTAATGGAACAAACAAAGTCAAATCATCCTCAGTTTTACCAATATAATAAGACTAAGCGTCTTTTCAGCATAATGTTAATCAACATTTATCCTGGCCTTCATGATTTTTTTGTGAATGATTTTGGAGTAGTTGAAAATCCTCCTCTTTTAAGCTACCTTCAGCCGTTACTACAGTTATCAAATGGGAGTTTGCCATCACTTACATCTAAAACA GTTTTTCAAGTTTTTCGAAAATGGAGCGATGGGTTAGACTCGGGGATTATGAGTTGTGATGATATTAACTACTTGAAAAAAAGCATGCAAGATAAGAAAATGAGGATCCTTCCAACTTCGCAATATAAATGGGTCTCATTGAATCAATCAGTTGGTCTAATATGTTGGTGTGACGATGAACAACTAAGAAAAGAATTCATGAAATTGAAAAATGTTAATATTTTGCGTTTTTGGGAGCTTACTACCAGAGAAAAACGAATGCTTCGAAATAAAGTTTCGGTTTTATTTTGTAGACTGGGAATCCCTTCTCTTCCTGAG GTTGTTACTCGTGAAGCAATATGGGATAACGTGAAAGATAATACTTCTTTATGTTTATTCATAAACTGGTTTCTCCCATACGCTCAACGCTACATTTACAGCTTCCATCGAAATGATTATTATTCTGAATTCAAGAATCTTAAAATTGTTTTGGTGGAAAAGTTGTTTTACAAAAACGTCATAAAGAAGTTTGGTATTGAATCCAATAAGCGAATCGAGTGCAGTTGTCTTCTGCAGGACAATATTTTGTATGCAACTCCTGAATATTGTTCGGATCTTCACTCGCTTTTTATGGAGCTTTCTCGTTTTCTTGTTTCCGGAGTTCCTAATTTGCCCTTAGCAAATTTCCTCCACATGATTGCAACAACAGAATCGGGTTCAATTGAGGAACAAATCAAGCTGTTTTTAAAAAATAAGCAGAAACTAATTACGCTCCCAAGTGAAGAATCTAAGTGGTCTATAGTTACATCAACGACTGCTTTTTTAAGTCCTCGAAAGTCGGTTCCTAAGAAAAGATCAAGAAGAAAAACTGCACCATGTGTTGAATCTACATCGACGTCAGAACAAGTTGATTCGGTGATCTTAAATACAGATGAAGGTTTGACAGACCAATCAGATTCTAGAATTTGTACGGATATAGTTCCTTTTGTTATGAATGATGGATTAAATGCAAACGAGAGAGAACTAGTCGCTTCAAGTTCTTCAAAACCCGGTACGAAATGGGTGAAAAAGGTCAAAGAATTAAGATTAGGGTGTGATATTGTTGATGAAAGTAAGGAGAATATTGATAAAGATGAATTAGCAAAACAGATTATTGAGTGTATTAGACGAGAAGAATTTGGGTTGGATTCAAATACTGCATTCTCGTTTATTGAGGAAAATGATATATTAGAGAAGCAATGTTCTCGTTTAGACGAAACACTGCATTCTCTTTCTCAAGAGTTATACTCTCGGGAATCGAATTTTTTACTCGAAATA GTTCAAAATGCTGATGAGAATGTGTACCCATGTGATGTTGAGCCTACTCTAACCTTCATTCTTCAAGAAAAATGCATTATTATCTTGAACAATGACCAAGGATTTTCGGTTGAAAAGATTAAAGCACTTTGTGATGTCAGCAACTCAAAAGAGATGGAACTTAGTGCTAGACATATTGGAAAAAAGGCCATTGGCTTCAAATCGGTATTCAAG GTGACGGATGCTCCTGAAATCCATTCTAACGGGTTCCATATTAAGTTTGACATAAGTCAAAGTCAAATCGGTTTCTTTTTGCCGACACTTGTTCCACCTCGTGACCTTGATGTTTATAGCAAACTGGTTAACGATCCCGTGGATCCGGAATGTAATAATACGTGCATGATCATGCTCCCTTTAAGATTGAATAATGATCAACTCGAGAATATTTTTCCCATGTTCTCTATCCTCGATCCATCGATATTGTTATTCCTTCACCGACTTGATTGTATCAAGATCAGAAACATTCTAAACGATTCGCTCGTTGTCATAAGGAAGCAAGTCGCCAAACACGGTGTCGTAAATGTTTTTCTAGGTAACGAAAGAATCACTTGGTTTGTGAAATCTCGTACGCTTCAACTGGATTCTCAAACAACTGAAATATCGGTGGCGCTTATGTTGGAGGATTTAGGTAACGGGGACTACATCTCGAAGCTCGACCAACAGCCCGTATTCGCCTTTTTTCCTTTAAGGGGTTACGGTTTGAAGTTCATCATCCAAGCGGACTTTAGTGTTTCTTGGTCAACGAGAGAAGTTGACCAACACAGTCAATGGAATCAGTGGTTGTTAACGGAGTTTCCAAATTTTTTCGTTAACGCTGAGCTGTCATTCTGTAGCCTTCCTTGTTTTAAAAAGAACCCGGCAAAGGGCGTTTCGGTCTTTATGAGTTTTGTTCCTCTTGTAGGAGAAGTGGATGGTTTTTTTTCGCAGCTTCCAGATATGATTATTTCTAAGCTGCGCGTTTCTAGCTGTCTGCTTCTACAAGGGGACGATAACGAATGGGTCCCACCTTGTAAAGTAGTACGTAACTGGTCAGAACAAACTCGTTCTTTGTTACCCGATAGTTTGATAATGGAGCATCTTGATGTGGGATACTTGAATAAAGATACGGTTCTAACGGATCCATTGGCACGGGCTTTAGGCGTTGAAGAATGTGGGCCCAAAGTTCTCATTCAAGTTATGGCGTCTTTATGTCGGGCCGATTCTCTTAAATCAATGGGCCTCGGGTGGCTATCGTCTTGGCTAAATGCTTTGTTTTTGATGTTGGTTAACGAAACTGACGAGTATAATTTCATAAGTTCGTTAAGTCAACAACCGATGATACCTCTTTTAGATGGTAGTTATGTGTCAACTGATGAAGGTACAATTTGGTTGCATACTGATCCTGTTAATGGTTTTGAAGCCTTTGGGAAGGTATATGCAAGTCTTCGAATTGTTAATCCTGCACTTTTTGATGATCAAATCGAAAACGTAACCCAAATGCTTTACAAATTTGGAGTCCGGCGGCTATCTGCGCACGATGTTTTGAAATCGCACGTGTTACCTGCTATTTGTGATGAAAAAGATAAGGACTTGATGATTGCGTACCTTTCttttataatgtttcatttggaatTGTCTTGTTGTATTGAGTGTCTTTTCGAAAAGGAGCATATTCTGTTACAGTTACGTAACAACGCTTTTATTTCCACAAATCAAGGGTTTAAACGTCTTGTCGATGTGCCGATCCATTTCGGTAAAGAATTTGGGAATCCTGTTGATATGAGTAAGTTGGTTAATGGCTCTGATATGAAGTGGGTCGAGATCGATATCAGTTATCTTAAACACCCGGTTAACAAAGATGATATGTCGATTTGGAGAAAATTCTTGATCGAATTAGGAGTAACCGACTTTGTACAGATTAACAAGTGCACGAAGTCAGATGATGATTGGGATTCACAAGAGTTAATGCATTTGTTGTCTCATGTTTCTTCGAACGGTGCTAGACAAAATGGTGTGTGCCTTTTAAAGGTACTTGATACGGTATGGGACGATTACTTTAGTGAAAAGCCGTATAAAGGTTATGTTATAAAAATCCTACATGGTGTTCGATGGTTGGCTTCGAGCATGGATGATCAACTTCACTTTCCGAAAGATCTGTTTCATAACTGTGAAAATGTGCGCGAAGTTCTTGGTCACAAGGCACCGTACACTGCCCCAAAG GTTAACAGTGTGAAATTCATAGAAGATATTGGTTTGAAGAAAACAATCACTCTTTATGATGCTTTATCGATTCTCGATGTTTGGAGAGCATCTAAGAAACCTTTTAGAGCCAG GATATCTCAAATGTCCAAGTTCTACACATACTTGTGTAATGCGATGAGCGTCTCAAAGCAAAAGATAGTGAAGATTTTGTGTTCAAAACCTTTCATATTTGTTCCAGACTCATTTGAATATACGACGAATGAAGTGGTATCTGGTTTGTTATTATCTCCTAGTGACGTATTTTGGCATGATTCTACGGGTTCAATGAAGTCGTCTACATTATCCGCTGTTTATCCCGACCTTCGTTATTTCTTTGTAAACAAGGTTGGAGTAACCGAGAATCCTCCTCTGTTATCTTACCTTCGGTCTTTGCTACAGTTATCGACCGAGAATTCGCCTTCAATGGCAGCTAAAACA GTTTTTCAAGTTTTTAAAAAATGGAGTGATGGATTAGACTCGGGGGCTTTGAGTTCCGATGACGTTGATTACTTAAAGAAGAGTATGGAGGAAAAGGAAACGACGATTATTCCAACTGTGAAAGATAAATGGGTTTCATTGCATCAGTCGTTTGGAAACGTATTTTGGTGCGATGATGAGCACCTAAGAAACGAATTCGGTAACTTGAACAACATTGATTTTCTATCTTTAGGAGAGCTTACTAACGAAGAAAAACAGATGCTTCAGGATAAGGTTTCCGTTTTACTCCGGAAACTGGGAATTCATTTTCTTACCGag ATTGTAACTCGTGAAGTAGTACATGATGGGCCGAAAGATAACAGTTACATAATTTCATTGGTGAATTGGGCTCTACCGTATGCTCAGCGTTACATTTATAACATTCATCCGAATGAATACTATCAACTCAAGCTGTCCGGATTCAGAACCTTACACGCTTTAAATATTACTGTGGTTGATAAGTTGTTCTACACGTACGTCATAAAGAGGTTCGGGGTTAAATCTAATAATCCATCCGAGTGCTCTTGTCTATTACACGACAACACTTTGTACGCAGCTCGTAAATTCGATGACCATTCGCTTTTTATCGAGCTTTCTCGTCTTCTACTTGCTGGAATTCCCGAATTTCATTTCGCGAATTTCCTTCACGTGATTACAACAATGGCGAAATCAGGATTCACCGAGGTAAAAATGGAAGAATTCGTTACGAATAGTCAAAAGTTACCGAATCTACCAAGTGAAGAATCACAGTGGTCGTTAGCGTCTACGTCATCATCGGAAGCAGGGTCTAGGACCGCTAAAAAGTTGCGTAAAAACTCTAGTTGGCCACCGGTCCATTGGAAAACGGGACCCGTTTTGATACCGGATCATGTTGGATTATTTGATAGTATCAGTGACCCGAACATGTTGGATTCTGTTATCGATATGAACGTGTTTTCTTCCGATACACCACAAAATATGATAACCGGAAGGATAGGAGAAAGTGAGGCTTTCAAATATTTTTCAGCTGAATTTGGTGAAAAACGTGTGACGTGGGTCAACGAGGTCAAAGAAACTGGATATCCGTATGATATTCTCGTTGAAGGTAAGGATAACAACGAGAAGGAATACATCGAAGTTAAATCAACGTCAAAGGCAAACAAGGATTGGTTTAATATAAGTTTAAACGAGTGGTTGTTTGCTGTTGAAAAAGGTGAATCGTTTAGTATCGCGCGGGTCGTTTTATCAGATAAGAAGCCTGCTAAGATTACTACTTTTAAAGATCCTGCAAAATTATGCCGCTCAAAGCAGCTTTACTTGGCTATTCATCCCTCCAAGTAG